A segment of the Candidatus Methylomirabilota bacterium genome:
GCGCCTGACGCCCGCGCCGGCGATGGTCCTCGCGGACGGCCGGCTCCTCATGCCGTTCGGCACCCCGGGCGGCGACGTCCAGCAACAGGCGATGCTCCAGGTCTTTCTCAACGTCGCCGTCTTCGACATGTCCCTGCAGAAGGCGGTGGAGATGCCGCGCGTGGCTTCGCGGAGCTTCCCCGACTCGTTCTGGCCGCACGTCATGTCACCGGGCAAGCTCGAGGTCGAGGGGCGCATCCCCCAGGAGACGCGCGAGGCCCTGGCCGAGCGGGGGCACGAGGTCGCCATCTGGCCCGACTGGGAGTGGCGCGCGGGCGCCGTCTGCGGGGTCAAGGTCGGCCCCGACGGTGCGCGCTGGGCCGGCGCCGACCCGCGCCGCGGCGCCCACCCCATCGCCCGCTGAGTACATTCGGAGGGGGCGACTTCACAGGCGCGCCCACAGGGCGCGACGGCCCCCTCCGAAGCCTTCCCCCAGGAAGGATGGCGCCGGCAAAGCCGGCGCTCGAACAGGGCTTGAAGGCGGAGCGCGCGTCTCAGATGACCCGCTGCTCGCGCAGGCGTCGGATCTCCGTCTCGGCGTACCCGAGCTCGCGGAGGATCTCGTCCGCCTGCTCGCCCGGCATGGGCGGCGGGCGCCGCACGCCGGCGCGGCCCGTGGAGAACTCGAGCGGGAAGCGCAGGAGGCGCACCCGTCCCGCCACGGGGTGCGCCAGCTCCTGGACGACGTCGGCCGCCTGGACCGCCGGCTCGGCGAAGGTCTCGGCGTGGGAGAGGACGGGCGCCGCCCACACGCCGCGCGGCGCCAGGTGCTCGACCCACTCCACGGTCGTTCGCGTCTTCATCACCGGCTCGAGCAGGCGGGCGATCTCCTCGCGCGCGTCGAAGTTGTAGGGCACCGTCGCGTAGGGCGCCAGCGCGGGCAGGTCGAGGGCCTCCTGGAGCGCGCGCAGCGGCGAGATCGACAGCGCGAGATGCCCGTCCCTGGTCTCGTAGATGCCGTAGGGGCCGGGATGGAACATGCTGGCCAGCACGGTAGGGCTCTTCTGCATGCGGGCGCCGTTGAGGAAGTACGTGATGATCTCGAGCTGCAGATCGAGCCCCGCGCGCAGCATGCTGACCTCGACCTGCAGCCCGCGCCCGGTGCGACCGC
Coding sequences within it:
- a CDS encoding CaiB/BaiF CoA-transferase family protein → MSEPAGLSILAGVRVLSFTQFLLGPSGVQFLADLGADVVKIEPPGGTLWERNWSGCDLFLNGVSAFYLATHRNQRSLTLDLKAPEGQTVARRLIERADVLVQNFRPGVMTRLGLDYAAASALNPRLIYVSASGYGESSPYRDRPGQDLLLQAISGLASISGRAGQPPTPVGTAVIDQHGAALLALGVLAGLLERGRTGRGLQVEVSMLRAGLDLQLEIITYFLNGARMQKSPTVLASMFHPGPYGIYETRDGHLALSISPLRALQEALDLPALAPYATVPYNFDAREEIARLLEPVMKTRTTVEWVEHLAPRGVWAAPVLSHAETFAEPAVQAADVVQELAHPVAGRVRLLRFPLEFSTGRAGVRRPPPMPGEQADEILRELGYAETEIRRLREQRVI